A stretch of the Argentina anserina chromosome 6, drPotAnse1.1, whole genome shotgun sequence genome encodes the following:
- the LOC126800168 gene encoding uncharacterized protein LOC126800168 yields MVVKMMKWRPWPPLTTTKYEVRLVLRRLEGWDPVREAKLTVEIRWKGTNRGKVGPLSSLRRAVVKRNFTKEAEAGGGGQEENGVVLWDEEFHSACSFSKYKDNVFHPWEIAFTVFDGLNQGPKIKAPVVGTASMNLAEYISTAEENELQLNIPLTMSDGAAEPCPSLCISLGLLELRTAQEMTEPVQGSIMPAPSPAQSRETVSAVKDELSALKAGLRKVKIFTEYVSIRKAKKPCREEEGSEGRCSARSEDGEYNYPFDTDSLDDCEEGESDDVKDDSSVRKSFSYGTLAHTNYAGRTIYSNMRINDEGEDWVYYSNRKSDVGCSQAEDSSASVSEPALSSKRGLLPWRKRKLSFIRSPKAKGEPLLKKAYGEEGGDDIDFDRRQLSSDECLSLGWHKTEEDSSANRSSVSEFGDDNFAIGCWENKEVTNRDGHMKLETQIFFASIDQRSERAAGESACTALVAVIADWFQNNPDLMPIKSQFDSLIREGSLEWRNLCENETYMKRFPDKHFDLETVLQAKIRPLSVVPGKSIIGFFHPEVVDEGRFDFLHGAMSFDNIWDEISRAASECSSSGEPQVYIVSWNDHFFILKVEQEAYYIIDTLGERLYEGCDQAYILKFDSNTAIYKKQNVAQSSDDKTASDQPNVSGAVEPKNQQMQQVNGKEEGSIVEAEVTNLEEQKEEEQVICRGKEACKEYIKSFLAAIPIRELQADMKKGLMSSAPLHQRLQIEFNFTRFSKLLPTSPPAEVTTDASQSSPAEITTDESEIEVSTAEVVAE; encoded by the exons atggtggtgaagatgatgaagtggCGGCCGTGGCCGCCGCTCACGACGACGAAGTACGAGGTGAGGCTGGTGCTGCGGCGCCTCGAGGGTTGGGATCCGGTGCGGGAGGCCAAGCTCACGGTCGAGATTAGGTGGAAGGGCACCAATCGCGGCAAAGTGGGGCCCCTCAGCTCCCTCCGACGCGCCGTCGTCAAGCGCAACTTCACCAAAGAGGCGGAGGCTGGTGGCGGTGGTCAGGAAGaaaacggcgtcgttttgTGGGACGAGGAGTTTCACAGCGCGTGTAGTTTCTCAAAGTATAAGGACAATGTGTTTCATCCTTGGGAGATCGCCTTCACTGTCTTTGAT GGTCTGAATCAAGGGCCAAAGATCAAAGCCCCAGTTGTCGGAACGGCGTCAATGAACCTTGCTGAATATATTTCTACTGCTGAAGAAAACGAGCTTCAGTTAAACATTCCCCTCACCATGTCTGATGGTGCTGCTGAGCCCTGTCCCTCTCTTTGT ATATCGCTTGGCTTATTGGAATTGAGAACGGCTCAAGAAATGACAGAGCCAGTGCAAGGATCAATTATGCCTGCTCCATCACCAGCCCAATCAAGAGAAACTGTATCTGCAGTAAAGGATGAGCTTTCTGCTCTTAAAGCTGGTCTTAGAAAAGTAAAGATTTTTACTGAATATGTGTCCATCAGAAAAGCAAAAAAACCTTGCCGTGAAGAGGAGGGCAGTGAGGGTAGGTGTTCTGCCAGGAGTGAGGACGGTGAGTATAACTATCCATTTGACACCGATTCACTTGATGAttgtgaagaaggtgaatcagaTGATGTCAAAGATGATTCCAGTGTTAGGAAGTCATTCAGTTATGGCACGCTGGCCCACACAAACTATGCTGGAAGAACAATTTACTCCAATATGAGAATCAATGATGAAGGTGAGGATTGGGTTTATTACAGCAATCGCAAATCAGATGTAGGGTGCTCACAAGCTGAGGACTCATCTGCATCAGTCTCTGAGCCAGCTCTTAGCTCAAAGAGGGGCTTATTACCTTGGAGGAAGAGAAAGCTGAGCTTCATTCGGTCTCCTAAAGCTAAAGGAGAACCATTGTTAAAGAAGGCTTATGGTGAAGAAGGTGGCGATGACATTGATTTTGATCGTCGCCAGCTTAGCTCTGATGAATGCCTATCTCTCGGG tgGCATAAGACAGAGGAGGACTCATCTGCTAATCGGTCATCAGTTTCAGAATTTGGAGATGATAATTTTGCCATAGGCTGTTGGGAGAACAAGGAAGTGACTAACCGTGATGGACACATGAAGCTTGAAACACAGATCTTCTTTGCTTCTATTGATCAGCGAAGTGAGAGGGCAGCGGGCGAGAGTGCATGTACGGCTCTTGTTGCAGTAATTGCAGATTGGTTTCAGAATAACCCTGACCTCATGCCCATAAAGTCCCAGTTTGATAGCCTGATTCGAGAAGGCTCGTTAGAGTGGAGGAATCTCTGCGAAAATGAGACATATATGAAGAGATTCCCCGACAAGCACTTTGATCTTGAAACTGTCCTCCAAGCCAAAATACGTCCTCTTTCTGTAGTTCCGGGGAAATCAATCATTGGCTTTTTCCATCCCGAGGTGGTGGATGAGGGAcgatttgattttctacatggTGCAATGTCCTTCGATAATATCTGGGATGAGATTAGCCGTGCTGCATCAGAATGTTCTAGCAGTGGGGAACCTCAAGTTTATATTGTCAGTTGGAATGACCATTTCTTCATCCTCAAGGTTGAACAAGAAGCTTACTACATCATTGATACATTAGGGGAGAGGCTGTATGAAGGATGCGACCAGGCCTACATTCTTAAATTTGACAGCAACACGGCAATTTACAAAAAGCAAAATGTTGCACAATCCTCTGATGATAAAACAGCCAGTGATCAGCCAAATGTGTCGGGAGCAGTTGAACCCAAGAATCAGCAGATGCAGCAGGTCAATGGGAAGGAGGAGGGGTCTATAGTAGAGGCAGAAGTAACTAATCTAGAGGAGCAGAAGGAGGAAGAGCAGGTCATATGTCGAGGGAAGGAAGCCTGCAAAGAGTACATAAAAAGCTTTCTGGCTGCTATTCCAATAAGGGAATTGCAGGCAGATATGAAGAAAGGACTAATGTCCTCCGCACCCCTTCATCAACGTTTACAgattgaatttaattttactCGGTTCTCAAAACTGCTGCCTACTAGTCCACCGGCAGAAGTAACCACTGATGCGTCACAAAGTTCCCCGGCAGAAATAACCACAGATGAGTCAGAAATCGAAGTTTCTACGGCAGAGGTTGTTGCTGAATAA
- the LOC126800189 gene encoding uncharacterized protein At5g39865 codes for MRGMRGKLLKTLKSIPTISSLRHGLVFQLSPREKIPIRKNQSFSAELVVKEVLRAEDRELGFNICDNESVTPPFLDFEEETDDEQDLPCLLDFEEKCPPGGGDCVVLYLTSLTGIRKTYEDCKAIRFLLESFKVAVQERDVSMHMEFREELWKMFDSKVIPPRLFIKGRYIGGTDEVVVLHEQGKLKKLFGGIPLDLSNSPCSRCANMRFVVCFNCNGSRKVFADGDHEKDELHVKCAECNENGLIRCSICC; via the coding sequence ATGAGAGGAATGAGGGGAAAACTTCTCAAGACATTGAAGTCCATCCCAACAATTAGTTCTTTGAGGCATGGCCTGGTTTTTCAGCTAAGCCCCAGAGAAAAAATCCCCATTAGGAAGAATCAAAGTTTCTCCGCCGAGCTTGTAGTTAAGGAAGTACTCAGGGCTGAAGATAGAGAATTGGGGTTCAATATTTGCGACAATGAGAGTGTTACACCACCTTTTTTGGATTTTGAGGAAGAAACAGACGATGAACAAGACCTTCCATGTTTATTAGATTTCGAAGAGAAATGTCCACCGGGGGGAGGCGATTGCGTCGTTCTTTACTTGACAAGCTTGACAGGCATCAGGAAAACATATGAGGACTGCAAGGCAATCCGGTTTCTGCTAGAAAGTTTCAAGGTAGCGGTACAAGAGAGGGACGTTTCGATGCACATGGAGTTCAGGGAAGAGTTGTGGAAGATGTTCGATAGTAAAGTGATCCCTCCAAGGCTTTTCATCAAGGGGAGGTACATCGGAGGAACTGATGAAGTAGTAGTGCTTCATGAGCAAGGGAAGCTGAAGAAGCTCTTCGGAGGAATCCCACTAGACCTGTCTAATTCGCCATGTAGCCGCTGTGCCAACATGCGTTTTGTTGTGTGCTTCAATTGCAATGGAAGTCGAAAGGTGTTTGCAGACGGTGATCATGAGAAGGATGAACTGCATGTTAAATGTGCAGAGTGTAATGAAAATGGTCTGATCAGGTGCTCCATCTGCTGCTGA
- the LOC126800178 gene encoding autophagy-related protein 16-like, producing MSHDEVARRAIRHALKALRKRHLLEEGAHAPAYMALANPISHHGSEWKDKAETLELELQQCYKAQSRLSEQLVVEVAESRSWKALLEEKEAAIAEQLNELTKKRDECSQSKAELETKIEALELVMSENNEIRAQLEEMSVRAKNAEAETKELIDRWMLEKMKNAERLNEANALYEEMLERIRASDLQRLARQQVDGVVRQSVQGADFFVESTNPSTCKNRINAHDGGCSSILFEYNSGKLISGGQDGTIKKWDTTTGALANTLHGCIGSVLDLAITHDNRSIIAATSSNKLYVWDANSGRVRHTLTGHTDKVTAVDVNKFSSRHIVSAAYDRTIKIWDLQKGYCTNTIIHLKHCNALSFSIDGQTICSGHLDGNLRLWDIEKGKLLNEVAAHSSAVTSITLSRNGNMVLTSGRDNVHHLFDIRTLEVCGTFRATGVRVASNWSRSCMSPDDQYVGAGSADGDVYIWSIAKPDIVSTLKEHTNSVLCCSWSGHGLPLASADKNGIICTWT from the coding sequence ATGTCGCATGATGAGGTAGCTAGGAGAGCGATTAGGCACGCGCTGAAGGCTCTGCGGAAGCGGCACTTGCTTGAAGAAGGTGCTCATGCTCCAGCGTACATGGCTCTCGCCAATCCGATTTCTCATCACGGATCAGAGTGGAAGGACAAGGCAGAGACTTTGGAGCTGGAGCTTCAGCAGTGCTATAAGGCTCAGTCTCGGCTTTCGGAGCAGCTTGTGGTGGAAGTAGCAGAGTCTAGGTCTTGGAAAGCTTTACTTGAGGAGAAAGAAGCAGCCATTGCGGAACAGCTGAACGAGCTGACAAAGAAGAGGGACGAGTGCTCGCAGTCAAAGGCGGAGTTAGAGACCAAGATTGAAGCTCTAGAGTTGGTTATGAGTGAGAACAATGAAATACGAGCGCAGCTGGAAGAAATGTCTGTTAGGGCTAAGAATGCCGAAGCTGAAACTAAGGAGTTAATCGACCGCTGGATgttggagaagatgaagaatgcCGAACGCCTAAATGAGGCAAATGCGTTATATGAAGAAATGCTTGAGCGGATCAGGGCCAGCGATTTGCAAAGACTTGCCAGGCAGCAAGTAGATGGTGTCGTCCGGCAAAGTGTACAAGGTGCTGACTTCTTTGTGGAGTCGACCAATCCGTCGACATGCAAGAACAGGATCAATGCCCACGATGGCGGATGTTCTTCCATATTATTCGAGTACAATTCAGGTAAGTTGATCTCCGGAGGACAAGATGGGACGATTAAAAAGTGGGATACAACTACAGGGGCTTTAGCTAATACACTCCATGGCTGCATTGGTTCTGTTCTTGATCTTGCCATTACCCACGATAATAGATCTATCATAGCAGCAACTAGTTCGAACAAATTATATGTGTGGGATGCTAACTCGGGAAGGGTTCGTCATACTCTCACCGGTCACACAGATAAAGTGACTGCAGTTGATGTCAACAAGTTCTCAAGTCGACACATTGTGAGTGCAGCTTATGATCGTACCATAAAGATTTGGGATTTGCAAAAAGGCTACTGCACTAACACAATCATCCACCTCAAACACTGCAATGCTCTCTCTTTCAGCATCGACGGGCAGACGATTTGCTCTGGCCATCTGGACGGAAATCTCCGGCTTTGGGATATTGAGAAAGGGAAGCTGCTAAATGAAGTAGCCGCACACTCGAGTGCAGTAACATCTATAACTTTGTCACGAAACGGCAACATGGTACTGACTAGCGGGAGGGACAACGTGCACCACCTCTTCGATATAAGAACCCTAGAAGTTTGCGGGACATTTAGAGCTACCGGAGTCAGAGTAGCATCGAACTGGAGCAGATCATGTATGAGTCCAGATGATCAATACGTCGGAGCTGGATCTGCTGACGGTGATGTGTATATTTGGTCTATAGCAAAACCCGACATTGTGAGCACCCTGAAGGAGCACACGAATTCTGTCCTCTGCTGCTCATGGAGTGGTCATGGGTTACCTCTAGCTTCTGCTGACAAGAATGGGATCATTTGTACTTGGACGTGA
- the LOC126800191 gene encoding ras-related protein RABF2b-like — protein sequence MATSGNKNINAKLVLLGEAGAGKSSLALRYVKGQFIEYQDSTIGAAFFCQTVAVNDATVKFEIWDTAGQERYKALAPMYYRGAAAAIIVYDLTNQASFEQAKEWVRELQSRADNIYMVMALAGNKADLVEARKVTAEEGQAYAQENGLFFFETSAKTGENVNKIFYEIAEGIPRVQLAQKPARMVLMDRPAERAASLPCCS from the coding sequence ATGGCCACCAGCgggaacaagaacataaatgcCAAATTGGTGCTTCTTGGGGAAGCCGGAGCTGGAAAGTCTAGTTTAGCGTTGCGCTATGTTAAAGGACAGTTTATTGAATATCAGGATTCCACAATTGGTGCGGCCTTCTTCTGTCAAACAGTGGCTGTAAATGACGCGACTGTAAAATTTGAGATTTGGGATACAGCCGGTCAAGAGAGGTACAAAGCATTGGCACCAATGTATTATAGGGGAGCTGCAGCTGCAATAATAGTGTATGATTTAACTAATCAAGCCTCATTTGAGCAAGCGAAAGAATGGGTGCGAGAACTGCAATCACGAGCagacaatatatatatggtcaTGGCACTAGCTGGAAATAAAGCAGATCTAGTAGAAGCAAGGAAGGTGACagcagaggaaggacaagcatATGCTCAGGAGAATGGCCTTTTCTTCTTTGAAACCTCAGCCAAGACTGGGGAAAATGTCAATAAAATTTTCTATGAGATAGCAGAGGGAATACCCCGAGTGCAGCTTGCGCAGAAGCCGGCAAGAATGGTTCTGATGGATAGACCTGCTGAAAGGGCAGCAAGTTTACCTTGTTGCTCTTAG
- the LOC126800196 gene encoding uncharacterized protein LOC126800196, with amino-acid sequence MAQFKLIAALLVSFCVLLPLTHAVSKDVSYCDKKAEYAVKVTGLDINPYPIARGKPASFNIAATTGESITGGKLVIDVSYFGWHIHSENHDLCSETSCPVSVGDFMVAHSQELPGYTPPGSYSLKMKMYDANKNELTCIAFDFDIGFASSVADS; translated from the exons ATGGCTCAGTTCAAACTCATCGCCGCTCTCCTTGTCTCCTTCTGCGTCCTTCTACCTCTCACTCACGCCGTTAGCAAGGACGTCAGCTACTGCG ATAAGAAAGCTGAATATGCTGTCAAGGTCACTGGACTCGACATCAATCCTTATCCTATCGCCAGGGGCAAGCCTGCCAGCTTCAACATTGCTGCAACTACAG GTGAATCGATTACCGGAGGGAAATTGGTGATTGACGTGTCATACTTCGGGTGGCACATCCACAGTGAGAATCATGATCTTTGCTCGGAAACATCTTGCCCTGTTTCAGTCGGCGATTTCATGGTTGCCCACTCGCAAGAATTGCCGGGATATACTCCGCCT GGTTCGTACTCTCTAAAAATGAAGATGTATGATGCAAACAAGAATGAGCTGACATGCATAGCCTTTGATTTTGACATTGGGTTTGCATCATCTGTGGCTGATAGTTAA